One window from the genome of Desulfovibrio aminophilus encodes:
- a CDS encoding lytic transglycosylase domain-containing protein — MLAGALSVCAGSGVAVAQSAPVERPTAAHPYAVHIAEASQRFGIPEHWIVAVLRAESAGDVRAVSSAGAMGLMQVMPETWAGLRIRYGLGRDAYDPRDNIMAGTAYLREMFDRYGNVAAMLAAYNAGPGRYDEHRAMGRPLPAETRAYVAALAPVLGDAAPSDAPSRQPAPPPDWRDAPLFVQRQNGSQSTATPSSDPQSGDLFAAASEPDRR, encoded by the coding sequence TTGCTCGCCGGGGCGCTTTCCGTCTGCGCCGGATCGGGCGTCGCGGTCGCGCAGTCCGCGCCGGTCGAGCGTCCGACCGCCGCCCATCCCTATGCGGTCCACATCGCCGAGGCGTCGCAGCGGTTCGGCATCCCCGAGCATTGGATTGTCGCGGTGCTGCGCGCCGAGAGCGCGGGCGACGTGCGCGCGGTTTCATCAGCTGGGGCGATGGGATTGATGCAGGTGATGCCCGAAACATGGGCGGGCCTGCGCATCCGCTACGGCCTCGGCCGCGATGCCTACGACCCGCGCGACAACATCATGGCAGGCACGGCCTACCTGCGCGAGATGTTCGACCGCTACGGCAATGTCGCGGCGATGCTCGCCGCCTACAATGCCGGTCCCGGTCGTTATGACGAACACCGCGCGATGGGCCGCCCACTGCCCGCCGAAACCCGCGCCTATGTCGCCGCGCTTGCGCCGGTTCTCGGCGACGCGGCTCCATCGGATGCACCATCCCGGCAACCGGCGCCGCCGCCCGACTGGCGCGATGCGCCCCTGTTTGTCCAGCGCCAGAATGGCAGCCAATCGACGGCCACGCCGTCATCCGACCCGCAATCGGGCGACCTGTTCGCCGCCGCTTCGGAGCCGGATCGCCGATGA
- a CDS encoding DUF736 domain-containing protein — protein sequence MPANIFEPTANGYAGRVRLFGIDEAIVLVVIDPGDGENTPAYRIQLDDEDGPDIGGAWKRVGERAGDYIALEIDSPLFPALFRPALFQADDEGRTFRLAWKRPRVREDRG from the coding sequence ATGCCTGCCAACATCTTTGAACCCACCGCCAATGGTTACGCCGGGCGCGTCCGGCTGTTCGGCATCGACGAGGCAATCGTTCTTGTCGTCATCGATCCGGGCGACGGCGAGAACACGCCGGCCTACCGTATCCAGCTCGACGACGAAGACGGCCCCGACATCGGCGGGGCGTGGAAACGTGTCGGCGAACGCGCCGGCGACTACATCGCTCTGGAGATCGACAGCCCGCTTTTTCCCGCGCTGTTTCGCCCGGCGCTGTTCCAGGCCGATGATGAAGGGCGCACCTTCCGGCTCGCATGGAAGCGGCCACGGGTGCGCGAGGATCGGGGCTGA
- a CDS encoding S26 family signal peptidase: MTRRRYLAVTALAAMGIAAASTIQTPTKLIWNATASAPVGFYTVEPADALDVPELVAIMPPEPLAAFMVGRGYVGRGVPLLKRVLGLPGQRVCRTGSTVTVDGIEMGEALERDSLGRDLPIWQGCRVIGDGQIFLMNWEVRDSLDGRYFGPIPASSVIGRAVPLWTDEEGIGRYEWRAPTH; encoded by the coding sequence ATGACGCGCCGCCGCTATCTCGCGGTCACGGCGCTGGCCGCTATGGGCATTGCCGCCGCAAGCACCATCCAGACCCCGACGAAACTCATCTGGAACGCCACCGCCAGCGCGCCGGTCGGCTTCTACACGGTCGAGCCGGCCGACGCGCTCGACGTGCCGGAGCTGGTCGCAATCATGCCGCCCGAACCGCTCGCCGCCTTCATGGTCGGTCGCGGCTATGTCGGGCGCGGCGTCCCGCTCCTGAAGCGCGTCCTCGGCCTGCCAGGGCAGCGAGTATGCCGCACCGGCAGCACGGTCACGGTGGACGGGATCGAGATGGGCGAGGCGCTGGAGCGCGACAGCCTTGGCCGCGATCTGCCCATCTGGCAGGGCTGCCGCGTCATCGGCGATGGCCAGATTTTCCTCATGAACTGGGAAGTCCGCGACAGCCTCGACGGCAGGTATTTCGGACCCATCCCCGCAAGCTCCGTCATCGGCAGAGCCGTTCCGCTCTGGACCGATGAGGAAGGCATCGGCCGCTACGAGTGGCGCGCGCCGACGCACTGA
- a CDS encoding DUF2840 domain-containing protein, whose translation MTRRAHRSAHGRPLPDGPAPFTTLVELTFEKRKIEHWIRFGRKSYEQIIDRRRSVVGFAPESIFAFVRWANGEHGTVVSRIDIVRAIGRGEPFQTLPFVRPGGEILLRFDGWPKVQRALAVIDAVEALGLDPADVSPDYWRHAHNRLAANLEPSAYTPERHAAWIGRRRIDP comes from the coding sequence ATGACCCGCCGCGCTCATCGCAGCGCGCACGGTCGTCCGCTGCCGGACGGCCCCGCGCCCTTCACAACTCTGGTCGAACTGACCTTCGAGAAACGCAAGATCGAGCATTGGATCAGGTTCGGCCGCAAGAGCTACGAACAGATCATCGACCGCCGCCGCAGCGTCGTCGGATTCGCGCCGGAAAGCATCTTCGCCTTCGTGCGATGGGCGAACGGCGAGCATGGCACGGTGGTTTCGCGCATCGACATCGTGCGCGCCATCGGCCGGGGCGAGCCGTTCCAGACATTGCCCTTCGTCCGCCCCGGCGGCGAAATCCTGTTGCGGTTCGACGGCTGGCCGAAGGTGCAGCGCGCGCTTGCCGTCATCGACGCCGTGGAAGCCCTTGGCCTCGATCCGGCCGACGTGTCGCCAGACTACTGGCGCCACGCCCACAACCGGCTGGCCGCCAATCTGGAGCCGAGCGCCTACACGCCGGAACGTCATGCGGCATGGATCGGACGCCGGAGGATCGACCCATGA